The Candidatus Edwardsbacteria bacterium genome includes the window AACACCAACGGACAAGGCAACCTGATCGCCGGGCGTGATATAATTCCCGAATTAAAAGGCCTGATAGACGAAGTCTCCATCAGCCTCAATGCCGGAGATCAGGAGACCTACGACAGGATCTGCCCCAGCCGGTTCTCCGACAAGGCCTTTGCAGCGTTGCTGGACTTTGCCAAGGGCTGCCGGTCGGCGGGAATAAAAACAACCGTAACGGTAATGGATATGCCGGGAGTTGATATAGAGAAGGCAAAGCAGACGGCCAAGGAGCTGGGGGTAAATATTCGCATCAGGCATTACGATGTGGTGGGATAGCCAATGGAAAACCTGATATTTAAAAAAAGTTTAGCTCCCAAGAAAAAATACGGACAGAATTTTCTCACCTCCCCGGCGGTGGCCGAGAAGATCGTAACCGCTGCCGAACTTAAATCAACAGACACGGTGCTGGAGATCGGGCCAGGCAAGGGTGTGCTGACATCACTGATGACCGACCGGTGTCGAAAAATATGGGCGGTGGAGATAGATCCCCGGCTGGTAGAAACCCTGTCAGCAATGTTCGGGCAAAGCGAAAAAATCAAGATTGTCAATCAGGATATTCTGCAATATGATCTTGATGAAATCATAAAAGAATCCGGCAGGTCATTCAAGGTAGTGGCCAACCTGCCTTATAATATAACGGTTCCCATTCTGGAAAAACTGATAGAGAGTCGCCAGCGTATTGCCAGCATAATAGTGATGGTCCAGAAGGAGATGGCCGACCGCCTATCAGCCAAGCCCGGCAGCAAGGATTACGGCTCGCTATCGATATTCATTCAATATCACTTAACGGTA containing:
- the rsmA gene encoding ribosomal RNA small subunit methyltransferase A, giving the protein MENLIFKKSLAPKKKYGQNFLTSPAVAEKIVTAAELKSTDTVLEIGPGKGVLTSLMTDRCRKIWAVEIDPRLVETLSAMFGQSEKIKIVNQDILQYDLDEIIKESGRSFKVVANLPYNITVPILEKLIESRQRIASIIVMVQKEMADRLSAKPGSKDYGSLSIFIQYHLTVEKLFNVLPGSFFPKPKITSSVIKLTPHKMPPVILEEEGDFFDFVRLCFSQRRKMLRSVLKQHNKWEEEISNRISAEMDLTRRAETLNLNEFVKLYNILKAD